The following nucleotide sequence is from Candidatus Methylomirabilota bacterium.
GTGCGCCAGGCGACCGAGATGCGCTGGCAGTACATGAGCGGCCTGCATCGCGCCCATGTCTTGAAAGAGGACCTGTGAGGAGCGGCCGGCACCGCGCCGATGTCCTCAGAGAGGACAGCTGAACGACACGTCGGGCGCCTCGACGATCTGGCGCCCGGTCAGCTCAGGCTCGTGGACATCGACGGCACGCGCGTGGTGCTCGCGCGCGCGGGCGACGCCGTCTACGCCTGCGGCGACGCCTGCGCCCACAAGGGCGGCCCGCTCAGCGAGGGACGGCTCTCCGGCACGCGGCTGGCGTGCCCCTGGCACGGCTGGATGTACGACGTGAAGACCGGGCAGTGCGTCATCCCGAGCCGCGGCGGCCGAGTGCCGAGCTACCCGGTCCGGATCGAGGACGGCGAGCTGTGGCTCGACATGGGGGACTCACCGGAATGACGCTCACATTGAAGCAGGCGCGGGAGTGCATCGCGCGCGGCGTGGACAAGGCGCGCGAGCTCGGATTCAAGGTCGCCATCGCCGTCGTGGACGAGGCCGGGCACCTCGTGGCCTGCGATCGCATGGACGGCGCGCTGTGGATCACGCCGGAGATCGCGCGCGCCAAGGCCAACGCCGCCGCCGGCTTCCAGGCGAGCACGCGCGAGCTCGAGGAGCGCTTCACCACGCGCATGCTGTTCGCCGAGAACGTCGCCGCGCTGGGCGACTACCGGCTCGTCTTCGGCCGGGGCGGCGTGCCCGTGGTGGAGGGCGACCGGATCCTGGGCGCCGTCGGCGTGAGCGGCGCCGTCCCTGCCGACAACGACCACACGATCGCCGACGCCGCCGCCGGCCACCCCGTGCTTGGCAAGGCCCACGGATAGGCGGTCACGTCGCGACTGCGATACTCTGTCAGCCGTGAAGTTCGAGGTCGAGGTCTACCAGGACGCGACGGGCCAATGGGTGGCGACGGCCGTCGAGTACCAGATCACGGTGACGGGCCGGACGGAGAAGGAAGCGCTCGCCCGGGTGATGGACGCGCTCTCCGCTCGTCTCAAGCGGACGGCGCCGTGAGCGGCGGCCCGGCCTCTCGCGCGCTCGCCGGCCTTCGCGTGATCGACTGCTCGCGGCTCATCGCCGGCGGCGTCCTCGCCACGGTCCTCGCCGATCACGGCGCCGACGTGATCAAGGTCGAGAATCCGCGCGGCGGCGATCCCCTGCGCACCTGGCTGAGCGACCGGGGCCAGCTCTGGTGGAAGGTCTACGCGCGCGGCAAGCGCTCGATCACGCTCAATCTCGCCGTCCCCCGCGGCCAGGAGTTGCTGAAGACTCTGGTAACTGGCGCCGACGTGTTGATCGAGAACTTCCGGCCCGGCACCTTCGAGAAGTGGGGGCTCGGCTGGGACGCGCTTTCGGTGGCGAATCCCCGCCTGATCTTCGCGCGCGTTTCCGGCTGGGGTCAGGACGGCCCCTACCGCGACCGGCCGGGCTTCGGCACGATGGTCGAGGCGATGAGCGGCTTCGCCGTCACGACCGGGCCGGCCGATGGCCC
It contains:
- a CDS encoding heme-binding protein, which translates into the protein MTLTLKQARECIARGVDKARELGFKVAIAVVDEAGHLVACDRMDGALWITPEIARAKANAAAGFQASTRELEERFTTRMLFAENVAALGDYRLVFGRGGVPVVEGDRILGAVGVSGAVPADNDHTIADAAAGHPVLGKAHG
- a CDS encoding Rieske (2Fe-2S) protein, with amino-acid sequence MSSERTAERHVGRLDDLAPGQLRLVDIDGTRVVLARAGDAVYACGDACAHKGGPLSEGRLSGTRLACPWHGWMYDVKTGQCVIPSRGGRVPSYPVRIEDGELWLDMGDSPE